The DNA region atatatatatacatatttacatacatgtatatatatatgtatatataaagtgaCAGGAACATTCGCGGGTGGAGTGGGTTAATTTCACTTTGGGGTTGTCGCGCGACTCAACTCTAGAGAAAACATTTTCTCGTCGTTGTGTAGTCGGGCCAACCGAGGAAGGAGCAAGTGgtaaataaccataataattgCGTTGAACGATACGACCACAGGCGAGGACACGCAGTGCGCCAGTACCGGgaccaccgccgccgccgccaacACCACCACCGGCACCAGTAACACCGAGGAGACGACCGTCGACGCTCAGACAGGCGATCAGCTGCTTCAGAGGATGACGATGGACGGCATGGAGGTGGTGGGCTCGCAACCTCACGCGGCCACCAGcccttttctcttatcttcacCTCCTTTAggacatcatcatcatcaccatcatcacgCGACCTTCAATCTACAAACGGTACAGCTAAGTTTTGACGCCTGTTTACCGTACAACGCTTCTTCCTCGACGTCGGCATCGGTGGGCTGCGGTGTCGGCGCTACTTCGAGCCCCGCCAGCACAGCATCCTCCTGTGCATCCTTGGCAACAGCCTCGACCAAGACCATACCGACCCTATCATTAACCTCCTGCGTGCCACTGCACTCGCAGCATCAAAATAACTCGTCCGACTCGTCCGATCACTCCCACGCCCGACATCATCATCAcaatcaccatcatcatcatcatcatcatcgactGGACGATCACCAACAACATCATTGTCACGTCGACACGCCGTGCTCTTCGCCAGGCGACATTAACGATGTTACTAAAAGACATCGGCAACCCGATGACAATGATAAAGATTATACCAGGAACTGCAACGACGATCTCCAAGACCCAAACGAGAAGGACAAGCCCGGTGACCTGAACACGCCGGTTACCACCAGCAGCGATCTACCGTCCTTCTTTGGCCCCTCCGCACTGGTCGAACCGCCACCGATCTCAGGTACCTATATACCGTCCCAACAAACCTATCCGATCTTCCTATATTCCTACTACCATTTTGTTTTGATCTAAGACAAatgacatataatatatacatacatatatacatatatacatatatacatatatacatatatacatatatacatacatatatatatatatatatatatatgggtgtgtgtgtgtgtgtgtgtaacacTACCCTTTTACTACCACTTCAATCGTATTACGATTTCTGTTATAAatatggattaaaaaaaaaaaagaaaagtcagcgtgaaagtaaaaatcaagaaaagagagagagagagagagagagagagagagagagagaaagcatcgATGCAAGGTTCTCGGCTTTCAACTGAAAATCAATTGGCCTTGCACCCTCTCGTCTCGTCGGTGCATCGTGGAAAGCGAACTTTCGCTTTCCTCCCAAGCACGCGACCTCCGTACACTCCTGATACCCTTGTCGGTAAACCGGCTATCACATACGAACGTCCCTCCTTTTTCCGAGGATTTCGTTCGATGCTCGGCACGATCTTTCTCAAAGATCAATGTGATACAGTCATCGTATCGCCATGAAATAATTGAGTCTCCCGTTCtcgttttagaaaaaaaaaaaaataaaaaagaaaaaaacgaaaacttTGTGATACGACACCGCTGACGTACTCATATCGCTGGAGTCGCGAGAACAGCTAATATCGAACGTGTCCGGCTGTTGCGGATCAATACTCGGCGACCCCGACATTCAGAAAcctcctctcctccctctaccaccttcttcctccttctcttcctcctcttcttcctccaacTCCTCTTGCCATCCCTTGCTAGGTTCATTCATGCTTCCAAGCGaaccccccctctctctctctctctctctctctctctctaccacCGAACGTCTCTCCCTTCGATACCTTTACACCCACCACCAGCcagtttttattgtaaaacCGTTCCCGTTaagctctctctttcccttatctctctttttccttctctctttatctctcatcttctctctctctctctctctctctccctctctcgctctctcgttcttgctctctttgttttctttttttttttacacatcattatattaaaccacatttaaatatatcggaCTTAGTGCTATTTCTATTTAtgattttcctttaaaatgtAAACCATTTTCCATACCTCCAAGACTTGATAGTTTCGAATGCCTATTATCTTGTTTCAAAGTTTTCGTACTAGTGtttgtcattattttcgtaaaatgacagaaagagagtgcgagagagagagagggggggggatgggagggagaataagagagagagagagagagagagagaagagttaaAGAATGATTGTGTACGTAGGAAGGAAGTAACGAACCGGCAGGATGCAGACGACAGATAGGACTAGTCAGTACGCTCTCGACTCGAAGATAAATTCACCCCCATATCGCATGACTCTTCCTGCCAGTTCGCTCGCCTCTCGGCGTATACTGAACCTGGTGACAAAAACGATGAGCACATATAAAGAATTCGATGAATCgcacgatataataattctattttctattctgtGCATAGTACATGCCTGCATATGTACGCGAGCATGAGAAActgttaataataagaatggaAGCAATGCGCGACGAAATGAATAATACTAATCGAGGAATCCTGACGATTTACAGGCAGCCTGGCGGGCGAAGACCTCTCTTTGGAAGAGGCAACAGCGGAGGAAGACGAGAACGGTGGTCCAGCCAGTAGGGATCATCGTtcgcatcatcatcatcatcaccatcatcaagAAACGCAGGATAGCGGTACGACGGGTGGACCATCCTCTGATAGTCCGTCGCGTCATCATCAAACTCAGGAAGATGCGGATCGTTGTAACGTTTTACAAGGCGGCGTTATACTATATTCCTCGCCTCATTCCACGTCGTCGGTCTCAACGACCGCCGCAACAAGCGTCAACATTTGCAACGTTCCGACCTTAACCTACCGTGGTGTCTTTACGACTACCTGTACGCAGTCGCCGCCGCTTAACAGTCTACAGActcaacaacagcagcagcaacagccgCAGACCAGCAATCAAGAACTTTGGGCTCCTCTACCCTCGCCGACATTGACATTAACCGGACAAACTTTTCTCCACCCGACCCTCCACTCAAGCCCCTATGGAAACGAGACGGTCGAGCTACTACAGGTCGAATCGAaaccacctccacctcccGGTTACCACGACACACCAACGACGACCCCATCGGCGTGGTTAACGCCACATGAGGAAACCTACGATCCTGGTCTTCTCTCCCATCATCattctcatcatcatcatcaggaGACTGCGCTTAAGCAGGAGCCAACGGGCACGAGCGGTTACCCTAGTACCGTCCAACAAcctcaacaacaacagcaacagcaacaacaacaacaacagcaaccaccgccaccacctcAAGGACCTCAAccacagcaacaacaacagcaacaacagcaacaacaacaacaacaacaacaacaacaaccaaCCGGTACTACCGGTGTCCAACTAGCAGAGTACAATCCTAGCACGTCGAAGGGCCACGAAATTCTATCGCAGGTGTACCAACAGAGCGCCCTACCCCTCAGGCTGGTACCAGTTAAACCGCGAAAATATCCGAATCGACCGAGCAAAACACCGGTTCATGAGCGCCCTTACGCCTGTCCGGTCGACGGCTGTGACCGTAGATTCTCGCGAAGCGACGAACTAACCCGGCACATTCGAATCCACACAGGACAAAAACCGTTCCAATGTCGTATCTGCATGCGTTCCTTTTCGAGGAGCGACCATTTAACCACCCACGTACGCACTCACACAGGCGAAAAGCCGTTTTGTTGCGATCAGTGCGGACGAAAGTTTGCTAGGAGCGACGAAAAAAAGAGGCACGCTAAGGTGCATCTCAAACAGAGACTGAAACGTGAGGCTACAGCACATGGCAATCCGAGAACTCATTCACAGGCACACTCGTCACCTACTTGCAATCAGTAACGAGCAGCTTGACTTTCGTTTCTGTATTTGCGCGTCGCCGATGTTGGCGCCGATCAGACTCCATCTGATTCCCCtcctcccccaccccctctctctctctctctctctctctctctctctctctctctctctctctctctgccctctcacttactcactcactcttttctctctctctctttttctttttttctcactttcactctttttttctatttttctctttctttttgtctatatctttctttctttctttctttctttctttctttttgtcttatttgtttgtattgtttttttttcacttctttctttcacttcctttctctctttctcatttttggGCGTATGTCGACGAAGAAAAGACGAAGACCTTCCGACGGTATCGCACCGTCACCGACTGATTCGTCGTTGATCATCGTCGACGTGAGCGGGCTGTGCTTTTACCTCTACGAATTACGCTACGAGCGCGATTCGCGATACAAATTGTtctaatatgtatgtatgtattttaccTATACGTATTTACCCTCCTTGTATTAACCCTTGAAAacgaataaggaaaaaagaagaacaaaaacaaaagacgggaaaaagaggagagaaaagaagaaaaagaataagaagggaagaagaagagaaaaaaaaagaaaggaaaagaaaaaagaaaatataagaaaaagggaaaacacTTCCTCGTCATATTGCGAATTTTAATCGTatctaattgaattttttcataataagaATAAGCGCCTACgagaatgaatataatatattaacgcGGTTTCAAATCCAAAATTTATACAG from Vespa velutina chromosome 3, iVesVel2.1, whole genome shotgun sequence includes:
- the LOC124947680 gene encoding AF4/FMR2 family member lilli-like isoform X1, whose translation is MLALAMRREHTTGRSNYEPANPLAAFEHLQHAAPTGNPFEGRVREVVPPPPPPTDSEGELQEFVDIAQVQQLLQQQQQQQQQQQQQQQQQHQHHQHHQHQQQQQQQQHQQQHNHQQQAAAAAAAAAAAAAAAAASATSCIWGAVYPPPPPSLSYHHHHHHHHHPPPTSGEDTQCASTGTTAAAANTTTGTSNTEETTVDAQTGDQLLQRMTMDGMEVVGSQPHAATSPFLLSSPPLGHHHHHHHHATFNLQTVQLSFDACLPYNASSSTSASVGCGVGATSSPASTASSCASLATASTKTIPTLSLTSCVPLHSQHQNNSSDSSDHSHARHHHHNHHHHHHHHRLDDHQQHHCHVDTPCSSPGDINDVTKRHRQPDDNDKDYTRNCNDDLQDPNEKDKPGDLNTPVTTSSDLPSFFGPSALVEPPPISGSLAGEDLSLEEATAEEDENGGPASRDHRSHHHHHHHHQETQDSGTTGGPSSDSPSRHHQTQEDADRCNVLQGGVILYSSPHSTSSVSTTAATSVNICNVPTLTYRGVFTTTCTQSPPLNSLQTQQQQQQQPQTSNQELWAPLPSPTLTLTGQTFLHPTLHSSPYGNETVELLQVESKPPPPPGYHDTPTTTPSAWLTPHEETYDPGLLSHHHSHHHHQETALKQEPTGTSGYPSTVQQPQQQQQQQQQQQQQPPPPPQGPQPQQQQQQQQQQQQQQQQQQPTGTTGVQLAEYNPSTSKGHEILSQVYQQSALPLRLVPVKPRKYPNRPSKTPVHERPYACPVDGCDRRFSRSDELTRHIRIHTGQKPFQCRICMRSFSRSDHLTTHVRTHTGEKPFCCDQCGRKFARSDEKKRHAKVHLKQRLKREATAHGNPRTHSQAHSSPTCNQ
- the LOC124947680 gene encoding E3 SUMO-protein ligase EGR2-like isoform X2, which codes for MLALAMRREHTTGRSNYEPANPLAAFEHLQHAAPTGNPFEGRVREVVPPPPPPTDSEGELQEFVDIAQVQQLLQQQQQQQQQQQQQQQQQHQHHQHHQHQQQQQQQQHQQQHNHQQQAAAAAAAAAAAAAAAAASATSCIWGAVYPPPPPSLSYHHHHHHHHHPPPTSGSLAGEDLSLEEATAEEDENGGPASRDHRSHHHHHHHHQETQDSGTTGGPSSDSPSRHHQTQEDADRCNVLQGGVILYSSPHSTSSVSTTAATSVNICNVPTLTYRGVFTTTCTQSPPLNSLQTQQQQQQQPQTSNQELWAPLPSPTLTLTGQTFLHPTLHSSPYGNETVELLQVESKPPPPPGYHDTPTTTPSAWLTPHEETYDPGLLSHHHSHHHHQETALKQEPTGTSGYPSTVQQPQQQQQQQQQQQQQPPPPPQGPQPQQQQQQQQQQQQQQQQQQPTGTTGVQLAEYNPSTSKGHEILSQVYQQSALPLRLVPVKPRKYPNRPSKTPVHERPYACPVDGCDRRFSRSDELTRHIRIHTGQKPFQCRICMRSFSRSDHLTTHVRTHTGEKPFCCDQCGRKFARSDEKKRHAKVHLKQRLKREATAHGNPRTHSQAHSSPTCNQ